A single window of Candidatus Falkowbacteria bacterium DNA harbors:
- a CDS encoding protein DA1, whose product MAPNDVMHLADYRVICPTCSIDAVFQIDQSIINGVSRILHLHSWFPRKPIEYRVVDLNTLGIITKRNRNRGSTTLGNCLTKYIQPFLGKTEVTNHLISILFGLPLDVHRAILVHELFHAWLHEFVSQDEVSGDDAEWLCDNMALHYLIQIKANPKWIEQTKYSRDRYQSSRWLRKKCANISPREVIIYLRDL is encoded by the coding sequence ATGGCTCCTAATGATGTAATGCACTTAGCCGATTACCGGGTAATTTGCCCGACTTGTTCAATTGATGCCGTTTTTCAAATTGATCAAAGTATAATAAATGGTGTTAGTCGGATATTGCACCTGCATTCATGGTTTCCAAGGAAACCCATTGAATATAGAGTCGTCGATCTGAATACCCTTGGGATTATAACTAAAAGAAATAGGAATCGAGGTAGTACAACCTTGGGGAATTGTTTAACTAAATATATCCAACCTTTTCTGGGAAAAACAGAAGTTACGAATCACTTGATTAGCATTCTTTTTGGGTTACCACTTGATGTGCACAGAGCCATCTTGGTGCATGAACTTTTTCACGCTTGGTTACATGAGTTTGTTAGCCAGGACGAAGTATCAGGTGACGATGCAGAGTGGTTATGTGATAATATGGCCTTGCATTATCTGATTCAGATAAAAGCAAATCCAAAATGGATTGAACAAACAAAATATTCAAGAGATAGATATCAGTCAAGTAGGTGGCTTAGAAAAAAATGCGCTAATATTTCTCCCCGAGAAGTTATCATTTATTTGAGGGATCTTTGA